The genomic segment GCTGGCGGGTGCCGCTGGCCTTCTGGCTGACGGATGAAGCTTTCGCTGTCATCCAGCATCGCTATGCCCGCAATGACGCGTCGCCGTACAAACACTGGTTCTTCCTCGGGGCGGCATTGACCATGTACCTGAGCTGGCAGCTAGCGACACTGGCGGGCATCGCCTTCGGCCAGGCGGTACCGAATATCGCCAGCTGGGGCCTGGATTTCGCCATGATCGCGACCTTCGTTGGCATTGCCGTGCCGATGATGCGCACCCGCCCGCAGGTGGCTTCGGCGTTGGTGGCCGCGGTGGTGGCGTTGTTGACCTGGGAGCTGCCGTACAAGCTGGGCCTGATCGCCGCGGCGCTGGCCGGCATCGTCGTCGGCGTCTGGCTCGAACAGCGGGCCGAGCGTCGGCGGGAGGAGGCGAACCCATGCAAACCTGGCTGCTGATTCTGGGCATGCTGGCGATCACCTTCGTGATTCGTTACAGCTTCTTCGCCTGGCCCGATTTGCGTTTTCCCCGGCTGGTGGAGCAGGGGCTGCATTACGTGCCGGTTGCCGTGCTGACCGCCATCGTGGTGCCGGGCATGCTGATGCCGGCCGGCGAATGGGCGCTGAACTGGGATAACGCTTATCTGCTTGCGGGCATACTCGCGATCGTCGTTGCGGCGGTTACGCGCAATCTGCTGGCGACCATCGCCGGCGGCTTGCTGTGCTTCTTCCTATTGCGCTGGGGGCTTGGTCAGTTGCCGTTGTGATCAGGCGCCCAGGCTGCCGTGCTGGCAACGGCCTGATATTCCCTGGCGCCGTTCGCCATGCTCCAATCGTTGACGTCTTTTCCACGGAACCGGATCGATGACCGCTCCACATTCGCAGTTCACCCTTTTCGGCAAGCGGCGCTTCCTGCCGTTCTTCCTGACCCAGCTGTCGGGCGCCTTCAACGACAACCTGTTCAAGCAGGCATTGATCCTGGCGATCCTTTACAAGATCGGCTCGAATGCCGATGCCAGCCTGCTGATCAACCTGTGCGCGCTGTTGTTCATCCTGCCGTTCTTTCTGTTCTCCGCATTTGGCGGGCAGTTGGGCGAGAAATATCCCAAAGAGCGGCTGATCCGTGCCATCAAGGCCGGCGAAATTTTCATCATGCTTGCCGGTGGGGCGGGTATGTTGCTGGGCAACCTGCCACTGCTGCTGGCCGTGCTGTTCTGCATGGGCACCCAGTCGGCGCTGTTCGGTCCGGTCAAATATTCGGTACTGCCCAAGCTGCTCGAAGATCACGAGCTGGTCGGCGGCAACGCGCTGGTGGAAATGGGGACCTTTCTGGCGATTCTCGCTGGGACCATCACCGCCGGAGTGATGATGGCCAGTGAGGGCTATGCCCAGCTGATCGCGGTCAGCGTGGTGCTGGTGGCCGTCGCCGGCTATCTCGCCAGCCGTGGAGTGCCCGCAACGGGCGCCTCGTTACCCTCCCTGCAGATGGACTGGAACCTGTTGTGCCAGACCGGCGCCATCTTGCGCATGGGGTTGGGGCAGCGTCTCTCGGTGTCTCGCTCGCTGATCGGTAACTCGTGGTTCTGGTTTCTCGGTGCGACCTACCTGACCCAGATTCCGGCCTATTCGAAAGATTTGCTGCATGGCGATGAAACCGTCGTCACGCTGATTCTGACCGTCTTTTCGGTGGGTATCGCGCTCGGCTCGCTGCTCTGCGAGCGCCTCTCCGGGCACAAGGTGGAAATCGGGCTGGTGCCGTTCGGCTCCTTCGGCCTGACGCTGTTCGGCCTATTGCTGTGGTGGAATTCCGGTGGCTTCCCGCAGGGCGCGATGCCGCATGACTGGCTGGAATTGCTGGGGTTCGGGCAGGCCTGGTGGATCCTCGGATCGGTGCTGGGGATCGGTGTGTTCGGTGGGTTCTACATCGTGCCGCTGTATGCCTTGATTCAGTCACGCACTGCCGAGCAGGAGCGGGCGCGGGTGGTTGCGGCGAACAATATTCTCAATGCGTTGTTCATGGTCACGTCGGCCTTGGTGGCTATCCTGCTGCTGACTGTCGCCGGGCTGTCGATTCCGCAGCTGTTCCTCGTCGTATCGCTGATGAACGTGGCCGTCGGCGCCTATATCTTCAGCATCGTGCCGGAATTCAGCATGCGCTTTCTGGTTTGGCTGCTCGGCCACTCCATGTATCGCGTGCGTCAGCAGGGGCTCGACGCGATACCTGAGGAAGGCCCGGCGGTGCTGGTCTGCAACCATGTGTCCTTCGTCGATGCGCTGCTGATCGCCGGAGCAGTACGCCGGCCGGTGCGCTTCGTCATGTACTACCAGATCTTCCGAATCCCGGTGCTGAATTTCATCTTCCGTACCGCGGGTGCGGTGCCTATCGCCGCTCGGCACGAGGATGAAACCATTTACACCGAGGCCTTCGAGCGCATCAGCCACTACCTGCGCAATGGCGAACTGGTTTGCATCTTTCCGGAAGGCAAGCTCACCACCGATGGCGAGATCAACGAATTCAAGGCCGGGGTGGAGCGCATTCTTGAGGCGAATCCGGTGCCGGTGGTGCCCATGGCGCTGCGCGGGCTGTGGGGGAGTTTCTTCAGTCGCGATCCGAACAAGGGGTTCTTCCGGCGAGTCTGGTCGCGAGTCGACCTGTTCGCCAGCGCGCCTGTCGCAGCGAGCGAGGCCACTCGCCAGCAGCTACAGGCGCAGGTCAGTCTGCTGCGTGGCGACCGACGCTGAATGCTGGTCGCCACGCTGTTTTTACTTGATCTCGATGCGTTCGAGTAGATAGGCCTTGGCCTGCGAATCGCCGATCCGCGCGGCTTCGTCGGCCAGTCGCAGCGCACGCTCGAGGTCCTTGCTGGCCAGCGCCGCATCGATTCCCTGGCGATAGTAGGCCTGGGTTTCCGGCAGCACCGCGGGCGCGGGTACGGAAGGCAGATCGTTGCCCATTTCGCGACCGGTGCTATACGCCGGTACATAGGTGTTGGCCTGCTGTCCCGCGGCTTTGTCCTCGATCAGCACCATCTTGATCACACCAGTGGGTGAATGCTGCGCAACCGGGTCGGGTAGACTCGGCGGCTCGTTGCCCAGCGCCTTGGCATAGGCCTTGGCGGGGTGTTCCAGGGTGGTCTGGCCCGAGAGTTGGTCTGCGCTGGTGAAAAGCACCAGGTAATACTCATTGCCGGGGTTATCCAGGTAGGTGCGATCGACGCGTAGGCGCGCATCCAGGCTGTCGCCCTTCAGGCCGGCGGCGGGAGCATAGATGAAGTCGTCGGCATCGAGGATGCGCGTGGGGCGCAAGCGGCTGTCAAGCAGCATGGCGCGCGGGGCCAGCACGGTCTTGCCGGCCTGGCTGTAGAGGCGAATCTCGAAGGACTTGCTGTCCTTGGGTAGGGCGAAGGCCCGGAAGAAGCTCTTGCCGCTGTCGAAGCGGTAGGCCGGGGCCGCGGCATCCAGCATTACGTCACCGCTGAAGGTCACGGGAATCGGCTGGAACGGAAAGTCCGCGATCGCGTCGCAGCAGATCGACGCATCTGCCAATGCCTGACGCGCGCTGCTTACTGACTGCTCCAGTGGCGCAGGCGTATGCGCCAAGGCATCGACCCGGCGCAGGGGATCACTGCCACAGCCGGCAACCAGCAGCACGGCGAGGCCAAGCAGGGAAAATCTCAGATTGCTCATAAGGGCAACTCCAGTCGCCAATCGAAAAAAGACCCCGACCAGCCACGGTCGGGGTTAAAAACACCGCCGGAACGGTGGGAGCGGAAGTCGAGCAATGCACTGGTCGGCGGGCGCAGCGGGAGGAGTACCGCTGCGGCGCGCCGGGCTCAGGCGCTTACCACCATGCTTCAGCCTGGACGCCGAAGGTAATGCCATCGTCTTCGCCCGCGTCTATGGATTCGCTTGCAGCCTGGTAGCGGCCGCCATCCCACTGGGCGTAGGTGGCGAATACGCGAATCTGCGGACGGGCCCAGAAGCTGCGGCCGGCCGACCACTGCTGGGCGAGGGTGAGTTTCTTCAGATCACGGCTGCGCTCGCCGTCGGCCTGCGGGTCGATGCGGTCGTAACCGAACTCCAGCGCGGTGCTCATGGTGTCGGTCCACTTGTAGACCGGGCGCACGCCGAAGGAGAGCCATTTCTGGCCGGAGTCGTTGTCGAAGTCGCGGTCTTCGTAAATCTGCACGTACATCATCTCGATGTTGTCGGTGATGCCGACCACGCCCTGGTTGACCAGACGGAGCATGTCCCCATCGCTGTTGCCAGTGCTGTTGCGCCCGCTGCTGCCGATGATCCCGTCGGTGCCGTATTGCAGCGCCAGCTTGTTGTAGCCACCGAACCAGTTGGCCTGGGTGTGTTCGAGGGTGACCAGGTGGCCTTTCTGATCGGTGTACCCCGGGTCGCTTTCCTGCTCGTCGGTGAGGTTGGCCTTGCCGTAGTCGTAGCCGATTTCGAGCTTGCCGTTGGGGTTGACGTCGATCTCGGCCAGGCGGAAGTCGAGGGTATCGTTGGCGATGTTGGTTCCGGTACCCGAACCCTGGTAGGTCCAATCACCGTCGGTGTTGCGGATCCAGGCGATGCTGGCTTTACCGAAGCCCAGATCGATGTCCTCGATGCCCGCGCCCGGACCGGATACGTCCCAGTAGTAGTAATCGTTGATGTGTACGTCGTGGCGCTTGTAGTAGCGCTTGCCGGCCCAGATGTCGGCGCCCGGCAGGCTCTCGATCAGGTTGTGGCCGACCACGTTGAATTGGCGGATCGCGACGTCCCCGCCTTCATCGAAGGGGTTGTTGGCATCGCCATTGGTGTCGGTGCGGGTCGCTTCCCAGTCGTTAGCCTGGCGCGAGTTGTAGGCGATCATGCTGTCGACGTAGAAGCTCTGTTCGCCTTCTTTCCAGACCTCCTGACCCAGGCCGATTTCGGCATAGGTTTCGCACTCATTACCGAGGCGATATTTGGCCGGTGCGCCCGCAGCCTGAAAGCAGGCCTGGTCGCCGCCGCCAGCAGTGGCGCCGACGCCGGAGCGCATGTAGCCGTGGAAATCCACCGCATGTGAAGGCATGGCCGCCATCATGGCCGCGCAAAGCAGGGTGGGTTGCAGAAGACGTACGGATTGTTGCCGGTTCATCGCGAAAGTCCTTTGTTCTTTTTGTTGGTCTGGTACCGCCGGCGAGGGACTGCCAGCCGCAGCGCCAACATCGCCCCGGTCGATTGCCGGATCGGGCTGGCGGTGAACGAAAGCCTGCGGATCGGCGACGATCGCAACATCCTCCCGACCGTTTTTTTTCGAGGCGGAGCGGCAGGGCGTAGCGGGGGAGGAGGGAGATGGGCATGCATCGCCGGGCGCACTACGCCTGGCCACTAAGCCCGGGAAAAATCCAGGAGGGAGGTATGGCGGGGGCGTCTGGCGCGGCAGTCTGGCCCGGTAGGTGGTGTTCGCAACACCATCTGCGCCCTGTCATCCGGGGAGCTGGTTCCCGTAGTCGGGTGCTCACAACAATTACAAAAGTGGAGCCACTTCGATGAAACACGCTCTGTCTTCCGCCCGCCTTACCCTGGCGGTTTCTTCCCTGCTATTGACCCTGAGCAGCGCTCAGGCGGCCGATCTCGCGAGCAAAAGCCCGGCTGGAGTCCGTTATCACGGAGGCGATGAGATCATCCTCCAGGGTTTTCACTGGAATGTGGTTCGTGAATCGCCCAACGACTGCGCAGCATGGCACCGACGATCGCCTCCGACGGCTTCAGCGCGATCTGGATGCCGGTGCCCTGGCGCGACTTTTCCAGCTGGAGCGACGGCGCCAATTCCGGTGGTGGCGAAGGTTACTTCTGGCAAGATTTCAATAAGAACGGTCGCTACGGCACTGACTCCCAGCTCAAGCAGGCGGCCGCCGCGCTTAACGCCGCTGAGGTGAAAGTGTTGTATGACGTGGTGCCCAACCACATGAACCGGGGCTACCCAGACAAGGAAATCAACCTGCCGGCCGGCCAGGGCTTCTGGCGCAACGATTGCGCCGACCCGGGCAACTACCCCAACGATTGCGACGATGGCGATCGTTTCATCGGCGGCGATGCCGATCTAAATACCGCCAATCCGCAGGTCTATGGGATGTTCCGGGACGAATTCGCCAACCTGCGCAGCCAATATGGAGCCGGTGGCTTCCGCTTCGATTTCGTCCGCGGTTACGCCGGTGAACGGGTTGATAGCTGGATGGGTGCCGCCCACGACAACGCCTTCTGCGTCGGTGAACTGTGGAAAGCGCCGGCCGAGTATCCGAGTTGGGATTGGCGCAACACGGCCAGCTGGCAGCAGGTGATCAAGGACTGGTCTGATCGGGCCAAGTGCCCCGTGTTCGATTTCGCCCTCAAGGAACGCATGCAGAACGGCTCGATCGCCGATTGGAAGAACGGTCTGAATGGCAACCCGGACCCGCGCTGGCGCGAGGTGGCGGTGACCTTCGTTGACAACCACGACACCGGTTATTCGCCCGGGCAGAACGGTGGGCAGCACCATTGGGCGCTGCGCGATGATCTGGTGCGCCAGGCCTACGCCTACATCCTTTCCAGCCCCGGCACGCCAGTGGTGTATTGGTCACATATGTATGACTGGGGCTACGGCGATCTGATTCGTCAGTTGATTAAGATC from the Stutzerimonas stutzeri genome contains:
- a CDS encoding AzlC family ABC transporter permease, producing the protein MSRLQEFLHGCRDILPLIVGAIPFGIIFGTLSIGAGLSTWQAIGMSALVFAGSAQFIAVTLITGGVGAAVILLTTFVVNLRHALYSAALQPFVRHLSSRWRVPLAFWLTDEAFAVIQHRYARNDASPYKHWFFLGAALTMYLSWQLATLAGIAFGQAVPNIASWGLDFAMIATFVGIAVPMMRTRPQVASALVAAVVALLTWELPYKLGLIAAALAGIVVGVWLEQRAERRREEANPCKPGC
- a CDS encoding AzlD domain-containing protein, with the protein product MQTWLLILGMLAITFVIRYSFFAWPDLRFPRLVEQGLHYVPVAVLTAIVVPGMLMPAGEWALNWDNAYLLAGILAIVVAAVTRNLLATIAGGLLCFFLLRWGLGQLPL
- a CDS encoding MFS transporter, translated to MTAPHSQFTLFGKRRFLPFFLTQLSGAFNDNLFKQALILAILYKIGSNADASLLINLCALLFILPFFLFSAFGGQLGEKYPKERLIRAIKAGEIFIMLAGGAGMLLGNLPLLLAVLFCMGTQSALFGPVKYSVLPKLLEDHELVGGNALVEMGTFLAILAGTITAGVMMASEGYAQLIAVSVVLVAVAGYLASRGVPATGASLPSLQMDWNLLCQTGAILRMGLGQRLSVSRSLIGNSWFWFLGATYLTQIPAYSKDLLHGDETVVTLILTVFSVGIALGSLLCERLSGHKVEIGLVPFGSFGLTLFGLLLWWNSGGFPQGAMPHDWLELLGFGQAWWILGSVLGIGVFGGFYIVPLYALIQSRTAEQERARVVAANNILNALFMVTSALVAILLLTVAGLSIPQLFLVVSLMNVAVGAYIFSIVPEFSMRFLVWLLGHSMYRVRQQGLDAIPEEGPAVLVCNHVSFVDALLIAGAVRRPVRFVMYYQIFRIPVLNFIFRTAGAVPIAARHEDETIYTEAFERISHYLRNGELVCIFPEGKLTTDGEINEFKAGVERILEANPVPVVPMALRGLWGSFFSRDPNKGFFRRVWSRVDLFASAPVAASEATRQQLQAQVSLLRGDRR
- a CDS encoding MalM family protein, producing the protein MSNLRFSLLGLAVLLVAGCGSDPLRRVDALAHTPAPLEQSVSSARQALADASICCDAIADFPFQPIPVTFSGDVMLDAAAPAYRFDSGKSFFRAFALPKDSKSFEIRLYSQAGKTVLAPRAMLLDSRLRPTRILDADDFIYAPAAGLKGDSLDARLRVDRTYLDNPGNEYYLVLFTSADQLSGQTTLEHPAKAYAKALGNEPPSLPDPVAQHSPTGVIKMVLIEDKAAGQQANTYVPAYSTGREMGNDLPSVPAPAVLPETQAYYRQGIDAALASKDLERALRLADEAARIGDSQAKAYLLERIEIK
- a CDS encoding maltoporin, whose amino-acid sequence is MMAAMPSHAVDFHGYMRSGVGATAGGGDQACFQAAGAPAKYRLGNECETYAEIGLGQEVWKEGEQSFYVDSMIAYNSRQANDWEATRTDTNGDANNPFDEGGDVAIRQFNVVGHNLIESLPGADIWAGKRYYKRHDVHINDYYYWDVSGPGAGIEDIDLGFGKASIAWIRNTDGDWTYQGSGTGTNIANDTLDFRLAEIDVNPNGKLEIGYDYGKANLTDEQESDPGYTDQKGHLVTLEHTQANWFGGYNKLALQYGTDGIIGSSGRNSTGNSDGDMLRLVNQGVVGITDNIEMMYVQIYEDRDFDNDSGQKWLSFGVRPVYKWTDTMSTALEFGYDRIDPQADGERSRDLKKLTLAQQWSAGRSFWARPQIRVFATYAQWDGGRYQAASESIDAGEDDGITFGVQAEAWW